A part of Haloarchaeobius sp. HME9146 genomic DNA contains:
- a CDS encoding MaoC family dehydratase N-terminal domain-containing protein — protein MKVPEAGDTDTFTRTFTREEVREFAALSGDEGTHHVEPDEDGRLLVHGLLTATLPTKIGGDYDVLAREMDFEFPRPVYTGEEITCRWRFEHVTERKSRYILSARAVCRDESGEVVLRAQVTGVIMK, from the coding sequence GTGAAAGTCCCCGAAGCCGGCGACACGGACACCTTCACGCGAACGTTCACCCGCGAGGAGGTCCGCGAGTTCGCCGCCCTCTCCGGAGACGAGGGCACGCACCACGTCGAGCCCGACGAGGACGGTCGCCTGCTCGTCCACGGCCTCCTGACGGCGACCCTGCCAACCAAGATCGGCGGCGACTACGACGTGCTCGCCCGTGAGATGGACTTCGAGTTCCCCCGCCCCGTGTACACCGGCGAGGAGATAACCTGCCGCTGGCGGTTCGAGCACGTCACCGAGCGCAAATCGCGGTACATCCTGTCCGCCCGGGCGGTGTGCCGGGACGAGTCCGGCGAGGTCGTCCTGCGGGCCCAGGTGACCGGCGTCATCATGAAGTAG
- a CDS encoding uracil-DNA glycosylase family protein codes for MPRFPAADDALVVEPGCTRCPKLAECRQRISWGNGPRDADVVVVGEAPAAGDPDADRWQGGNLTGLAYTSQHSGRRVRDLLAAAGHPEAYYTNAVKCFPEAAEGGTNREPAPEELANCRAHLDTELARIDPAVVVPTGKHATETVFAFDDRSLDGFLDSVLEPVESPALACVVLPILHPSYQDVWVSRLGYESDEYVTALGDELDRLVG; via the coding sequence ATGCCCCGTTTCCCCGCTGCCGACGACGCGCTCGTCGTCGAACCGGGGTGTACCCGCTGTCCGAAACTCGCCGAGTGCCGACAGCGCATCTCGTGGGGCAACGGCCCGCGCGACGCCGACGTGGTCGTGGTCGGTGAAGCCCCGGCTGCCGGCGACCCCGACGCGGACCGCTGGCAGGGCGGTAACCTGACCGGGCTGGCGTACACCTCCCAGCACTCCGGCCGGCGGGTGCGAGACCTGCTCGCCGCAGCAGGCCACCCCGAGGCCTACTACACCAACGCGGTGAAGTGCTTCCCCGAGGCGGCCGAGGGCGGGACGAACCGCGAACCGGCCCCCGAGGAACTCGCGAACTGTCGCGCCCACCTCGACACAGAACTCGCCCGCATCGACCCCGCCGTGGTCGTCCCGACGGGAAAGCACGCCACCGAGACCGTCTTCGCCTTCGACGACCGCTCCCTCGATGGGTTCCTCGACTCGGTGCTGGAACCGGTCGAATCGCCGGCACTGGCCTGTGTCGTGCTGCCCATCTTGCATCCGTCCTATCAGGACGTGTGGGTCTCACGGCTGGGCTACGAATCCGACGAGTACGTGACGGCACTCGGCGACGAACTGGATAGACTGGTCGGGTAG